A stretch of Metabacillus sp. FJAT-52054 DNA encodes these proteins:
- a CDS encoding sigma-w pathway protein ysdB — MFVLLIRLFLIGLIFFLLYRGVKFILNPKRKLELARERKELYFLDDQENVRKNFLITYKGALFEGEKYLGTTDQSFEVISIFIWSSTVSKLQGLSLEDFRYLESLVKERYPYAKIDWKSPIHEFLDEKPSV; from the coding sequence ATGTTTGTTTTGCTCATACGCCTTTTCCTAATTGGGCTTATTTTCTTTCTCCTCTACCGCGGGGTAAAATTTATCCTCAATCCGAAACGCAAGCTTGAGCTGGCCCGGGAAAGAAAGGAACTATACTTCCTCGATGATCAGGAAAACGTCAGGAAAAACTTTCTCATCACCTACAAAGGAGCGCTTTTTGAAGGAGAAAAATACCTCGGTACTACAGACCAGTCGTTTGAAGTCATCTCGATTTTTATCTGGAGCAGTACGGTTTCAAAGCTTCAGGGCCTCAGCCTTGAAGATTTCCGCTATCTGGAAAGCCTGGTCAAAGAACGCTATCCTTATGCTAAAATTGACTGGAAAAGCCCGATTCATGAGTTTCTTGACGAAAAACCGTCCGTTTAA
- a CDS encoding dUTP diphosphatase translates to MNVSVLFEMQRELDAKIRHQHSLEHENLAQRKTLALLVELGELANETRCFKFWSTKAPSDKQVILEEYVDGIHFILSLGIEYQYEKQTVLDLKSGSRDVTLTHQFLMVYDSISLFDKQPSLNSYLTVFGEYLYLGEMLGFTAEDVEKAYLLKNEINHERQQKGY, encoded by the coding sequence ATGAACGTATCGGTACTTTTTGAGATGCAAAGGGAGCTTGACGCGAAAATCAGGCATCAGCATTCTCTGGAACATGAAAACCTTGCTCAGCGGAAAACCCTCGCCCTGCTGGTGGAGCTTGGCGAACTGGCGAATGAAACACGCTGTTTTAAATTTTGGAGCACAAAAGCTCCTTCAGATAAGCAGGTGATTCTTGAGGAGTATGTAGATGGCATTCATTTCATTCTCTCACTTGGAATTGAATATCAGTATGAAAAACAAACGGTCCTGGATCTTAAATCCGGCAGCAGGGACGTCACGCTTACTCATCAATTTCTGATGGTATATGACTCCATATCTTTATTTGACAAACAGCCAAGCCTGAATTCCTATTTGACAGTGTTTGGGGAATATTTATATCTTGGCGAAATGCTTGGATTTACGGCAGAGGATGTAGAGAAAGCGTACCTTCTTAAAAATGAAATCAATCATGAAAGGCAGCAAAAAGGGTATTAG
- a CDS encoding GNAT family N-acetyltransferase: MNERIAKEINIEDHHMDGLSNLLKLVVEEGSAVGFMPPMPLGAAAEYWKSLPSEGVILFTVEINGVIAGSVQLHLSLKQNGQHRAEIAKLMTHPDFRKRGIARLLMEKAEQRARDEQRSLLVLDTREGAPSNNLYVSMGYTAAGIIPAYAKSADGSLHSTVIYYKQLVEA; this comes from the coding sequence ATAAACGAACGGATAGCAAAGGAAATCAATATAGAAGACCATCATATGGACGGACTTTCAAATCTATTAAAGCTCGTGGTAGAAGAAGGCTCGGCTGTTGGATTTATGCCGCCTATGCCACTGGGAGCGGCAGCTGAATATTGGAAAAGCCTGCCTTCAGAAGGGGTGATTCTATTTACCGTTGAGATAAACGGAGTAATTGCCGGAAGTGTCCAGCTGCATCTTTCCCTTAAACAAAATGGCCAGCACCGGGCAGAAATTGCAAAGCTGATGACTCATCCGGATTTTCGAAAAAGAGGGATTGCGCGTCTCCTGATGGAAAAAGCAGAGCAGCGAGCGAGGGATGAGCAAAGGAGTCTCCTTGTACTTGATACAAGAGAAGGTGCTCCGTCAAACAATTTGTATGTCTCAATGGGATATACGGCTGCGGGAATAATCCCCGCTTATGCAAAATCTGCGGACGGAAGCCTCCACTCCACGGTCATTTATTACAAACAGCTCGTCGAGGCATAA
- the pheS gene encoding phenylalanine--tRNA ligase subunit alpha yields the protein MQEQLKQLQQEALQKIEEADGLKSLNDIRVAYLGKKGPITEALRGMGKLSAEERPKMGALANEVREAIATKITEKQDRLEKAEVEKKLAAETIDVTLPGRPVKTGNRHPITAVVEEIEDLFLGMGYSIEEGPEVEIDYFNFEALNLPKGHPARDMQDSFYITDEILLRTHTSPVQARTMKKYAGKGPVKIICPGKVYRRDDDDATHSHQFTQIEGLVIDEKVSMSDLKGTLEVFAKKMFGDDREIRLRPSFFPFTEPSVEVDVSCFNCGGKGCSVCKKTGWIEILGAGMVHPNVLEMAGFDSKKYQGFAFGMGPERIAMLKYGIDDIRHFYTNDLRFLKQFKRA from the coding sequence ATGCAGGAGCAATTAAAACAATTGCAGCAAGAAGCACTTCAAAAGATTGAAGAGGCAGATGGTTTGAAAAGCTTAAACGACATCCGTGTTGCCTACCTCGGGAAAAAAGGGCCGATTACAGAAGCGTTAAGAGGGATGGGAAAGCTTTCTGCTGAAGAACGCCCGAAAATGGGAGCGCTGGCGAATGAAGTCCGCGAAGCTATTGCCACAAAGATTACCGAAAAGCAAGACCGTCTGGAAAAAGCGGAGGTAGAGAAGAAGCTTGCTGCCGAAACAATTGACGTCACTCTTCCAGGACGTCCGGTCAAAACAGGCAACCGTCATCCGATCACAGCAGTTGTAGAAGAAATAGAAGATCTGTTTCTTGGAATGGGCTACTCCATTGAGGAAGGACCTGAAGTGGAAATTGATTACTTCAACTTTGAAGCCTTGAACCTCCCAAAAGGTCATCCGGCGCGCGATATGCAGGATTCTTTTTACATTACAGATGAAATTTTGCTTCGTACCCACACTTCTCCTGTTCAGGCAAGAACGATGAAGAAGTATGCGGGAAAAGGTCCTGTGAAAATTATTTGTCCGGGTAAAGTTTACCGCCGTGACGATGATGATGCGACACACTCCCATCAGTTCACTCAAATCGAAGGTCTTGTCATTGATGAAAAGGTCAGCATGAGCGATTTGAAAGGAACGCTTGAAGTATTTGCGAAAAAGATGTTCGGCGATGACCGCGAAATTCGTCTCCGTCCAAGCTTCTTCCCGTTTACAGAGCCTTCAGTAGAAGTGGATGTCTCCTGTTTTAATTGCGGAGGAAAAGGATGCAGCGTCTGCAAAAAAACTGGCTGGATTGAGATTCTTGGAGCAGGAATGGTTCACCCGAACGTGCTTGAAATGGCAGGATTCGATTCAAAAAAATATCAGGGGTTTGCTTTCGGCATGGGGCCAGAGCGCATTGCGATGCTGAAGTACGGCATCGATGATATCCGCCATTTTTATACAAATGATCTTCGTTTTCTTAAACAATTCAAAAGAGCGTAA
- the rplT gene encoding 50S ribosomal protein L20 — protein MPRVKGGTVTRKRRKKVIKLAKGYYGSKHTLYKVANQQVMKSYNYAFRDRRQKKRDFRKLWITRINAAARINGLSYSRLMHGLKLAGIEVNRKMLADLAVADAKAFAQLADAAKAKLDK, from the coding sequence ATGCCAAGAGTAAAAGGCGGTACAGTAACACGCAAACGTCGTAAAAAGGTCATTAAATTAGCAAAAGGTTATTACGGTTCCAAACACACGCTTTACAAGGTAGCGAACCAGCAAGTAATGAAATCTTACAACTACGCTTTCCGCGATCGTCGCCAGAAAAAACGTGACTTCCGCAAACTTTGGATCACTCGTATCAACGCAGCTGCTCGCATCAACGGTCTTTCTTACAGCCGTCTAATGCACGGATTGAAGCTTGCTGGTATCGAAGTGAACCGCAAAATGCTTGCTGATCTTGCTGTTGCAGATGCAAAAGCATTCGCTCAGCTTGCTGATGCTGCTAAAGCTAAATTAGACAAGTAA
- the pheT gene encoding phenylalanine--tRNA ligase subunit beta yields MFVSYKWLKDYVDLSGITAEELAEKITRSGIEVEGVEVLNQGISGVVVGHVLEREQHPNADKLNKCLVDIGQDEPVQIICGAPNVDKGQKVAVATVGAVLPGNFKIKKAKLRGEESNGMICSLQELGIEGKLVPKEYAEGIFVFPGDVQPGADALQQLNLDDEVLELGLTPNRSDALSMLGVAYEVAAILNREVKLPEISYETEGEKTSDYISVNIEAKQENPHYTAAIVRNVTIAPSPLWMQTRLMAAGIRPHNNVVDITNYVLIEYGQPLHAFDYDRFGSKEVVIRMAQTGEKLLTLDDKERELKEDQLVITNGKVPVALAGVMGGADSEVKEDTVNVLLESAYFDGQTVRRASKDHGLRSEASARFEKGVAPERVIDAARRAVQLLVQYAGGEAAEGFAEVKHHAPEPKTIFISEEKINSVLGMSISEEEIKSILLRLGFAVETQGDKLSVTVPTRRGDITLEEDIVEEVARLYGYDNIPSTLPLFRSTPGKLTEYQAKRRKVRQYLEGAGLLQAITYSLTSKEKAVQFALKETEMTRLSLPMSEDRSVLRQSLLPHLLEVLNHNLSRQMDQAAVYETGSVFLTKGKDEQPVEKEHLAGAITGLWEQHQWQGEKKPLDFFVVKGILDGLFSELGLSEQVEYKAAARDGLHPGRTAELYINGVLAGAVGQLHPTIQKEMDLSETYVFELMLEDLMEQEIGEIQYTVIPRYPSITRDIALVVDKEVAAGEMLSVIKAAGGTLLKEAVIFDLYEGDRMEEGKKSVAFSILYLDPERTLTDEEVTKAHEKVLNAVSEKFGAALRG; encoded by the coding sequence ATGTTCGTTTCCTATAAATGGCTTAAGGACTACGTGGACTTAAGCGGGATTACTGCAGAGGAACTCGCGGAAAAAATTACCCGCAGCGGAATTGAGGTTGAGGGTGTCGAGGTACTGAATCAAGGAATCAGTGGGGTTGTCGTTGGACACGTCCTTGAAAGAGAGCAGCATCCGAATGCAGATAAATTAAATAAATGCTTAGTGGATATCGGCCAGGATGAACCTGTTCAAATCATTTGCGGAGCTCCAAATGTTGATAAAGGCCAAAAAGTAGCGGTCGCTACAGTCGGTGCAGTTTTGCCGGGTAATTTTAAGATTAAAAAGGCGAAGCTTCGCGGTGAAGAATCGAACGGGATGATTTGTTCCCTGCAGGAGCTTGGAATTGAAGGCAAGCTTGTTCCTAAAGAATATGCAGAAGGCATTTTTGTATTTCCGGGGGATGTTCAGCCGGGAGCAGATGCACTCCAGCAGCTGAACCTCGATGATGAAGTTCTGGAATTAGGTCTGACTCCAAACCGTTCTGATGCCTTGAGCATGCTTGGAGTGGCGTATGAAGTAGCAGCCATCCTAAACCGCGAAGTGAAGTTACCTGAGATATCTTATGAAACAGAGGGAGAAAAAACCTCTGATTATATTTCAGTCAACATTGAGGCGAAGCAGGAAAATCCTCACTATACTGCCGCAATTGTGCGTAATGTCACGATAGCTCCATCTCCGCTATGGATGCAAACCCGTTTGATGGCAGCTGGAATTCGTCCGCACAATAACGTCGTTGATATCACGAACTATGTCCTGATTGAATACGGCCAGCCGCTTCATGCTTTCGATTATGACCGTTTTGGTTCAAAAGAAGTAGTCATTCGAATGGCACAAACAGGCGAAAAATTGCTGACTCTCGATGATAAGGAACGAGAATTAAAAGAAGATCAGCTTGTCATAACGAATGGCAAAGTTCCGGTAGCTCTTGCAGGGGTTATGGGCGGTGCGGATTCAGAAGTGAAAGAAGATACGGTAAACGTCCTCCTTGAGTCCGCTTATTTTGACGGACAAACGGTTCGCAGAGCTTCAAAGGACCACGGACTTCGCAGTGAAGCAAGTGCACGCTTTGAAAAAGGGGTAGCACCTGAACGAGTAATTGATGCTGCACGACGTGCCGTTCAGCTCTTGGTGCAATATGCAGGCGGAGAAGCAGCAGAAGGATTTGCGGAAGTGAAGCATCACGCCCCAGAGCCTAAAACCATTTTTATCTCCGAAGAAAAAATCAACTCCGTTCTGGGAATGAGCATTTCTGAAGAGGAAATTAAATCCATTCTGCTAAGGCTTGGTTTTGCTGTTGAAACGCAAGGAGATAAGCTTAGTGTAACCGTTCCGACGAGACGCGGTGATATTACGCTTGAAGAGGATATCGTAGAAGAAGTTGCCCGGCTTTACGGCTATGATAACATCCCTTCCACTCTGCCGCTATTCCGTTCAACTCCCGGAAAATTGACCGAGTATCAGGCGAAACGGAGAAAGGTGCGCCAATACCTTGAGGGTGCAGGTCTACTGCAGGCGATCACCTACTCTTTAACCAGTAAGGAAAAAGCGGTTCAGTTTGCCTTGAAGGAAACGGAAATGACGCGTCTTTCCCTTCCAATGAGCGAGGACCGCAGCGTTCTAAGGCAAAGCCTGCTTCCGCATTTGCTCGAAGTGCTGAATCATAATTTATCCCGGCAAATGGATCAGGCAGCCGTCTATGAAACAGGTTCTGTTTTCCTTACAAAGGGCAAGGATGAGCAGCCTGTGGAAAAAGAGCACCTGGCTGGAGCAATTACAGGCCTTTGGGAGCAGCATCAATGGCAGGGAGAAAAGAAACCTCTTGATTTCTTCGTAGTAAAAGGAATTCTTGATGGCTTATTCTCTGAGCTTGGACTGTCAGAGCAGGTTGAGTACAAGGCGGCAGCAAGAGACGGACTTCATCCGGGACGCACTGCTGAATTGTATATCAACGGTGTACTTGCAGGAGCTGTAGGGCAGCTTCATCCCACGATTCAGAAAGAAATGGACCTTTCTGAAACCTATGTATTTGAGCTGATGCTTGAAGACCTGATGGAACAGGAAATCGGTGAAATTCAATACACAGTTATTCCTAGATACCCTTCTATTACACGCGATATAGCGTTAGTTGTAGACAAGGAAGTGGCAGCAGGAGAGATGCTGTCTGTCATAAAAGCAGCAGGCGGTACCCTTCTGAAAGAAGCTGTAATCTTTGATTTATATGAAGGCGACCGGATGGAAGAAGGGAAAAAGTCCGTTGCGTTCTCCATCCTGTACCTGGATCCTGAACGGACGCTTACAGATGAAGAAGTAACTAAAGCACATGAAAAAGTTCTAAATGCGGTATCGGAGAAATTCGGAGCAGCGTTAAGAGGATGA
- the infC gene encoding translation initiation factor IF-3, with the protein MLVNDGIRAREVRLIGQNGDQLGIKSRQEALEIATRANLDLVMVAAGAKPPVCRIMDYGKFRFEQQKKDKEARKNQKIISIKEVRFSPTIDEHDFNTKLKNARKFLEKGDKVKASIRFKGRAITHKEIGQRVLDRFSEACADVATIESSPRMDGRSMFLVLAPKFEK; encoded by the coding sequence ATGTTGGTAAACGATGGCATTCGTGCTCGTGAAGTGCGTCTAATCGGACAAAATGGTGACCAGCTTGGAATTAAATCACGTCAGGAAGCGCTTGAAATTGCAACACGCGCAAACCTGGATCTAGTAATGGTTGCTGCAGGAGCTAAACCGCCTGTATGCCGGATCATGGATTACGGTAAATTCCGCTTCGAGCAGCAGAAGAAAGATAAAGAAGCACGCAAAAACCAAAAAATCATCAGTATTAAAGAAGTTCGCTTCAGCCCGACTATTGACGAGCATGATTTTAATACAAAACTTAAAAATGCACGCAAGTTCCTTGAAAAAGGCGATAAAGTTAAAGCTTCAATCCGCTTTAAAGGACGTGCTATTACTCATAAAGAAATCGGCCAGCGCGTTCTGGATCGTTTCTCTGAAGCTTGTGCTGACGTGGCAACTATCGAGTCTTCACCTAGGATGGATGGACGCAGCATGTTCTTGGTATTAGCACCGAAATTCGAAAAGTAA
- a CDS encoding M42 family metallopeptidase — MAQLDEALQMLKDLTDARGIPGNEREPREVMKKYIAPYADEVVTDGLGSLIAKKTGDENGPKIMLAGHLDEVGFMVTSIDDKGFLRFQPVGGWWGQVMLAQRVTIITRKGDVTGIIGSKPPHILPPEVRKKPVDIKDMFVDIGASSKEEAVEFGIRPGDQIVPYFEFTVMKNEKMLLAKAWDNRIGCAIAIDVLKQLKEVQHPNIVYGVGTVQEEVGLRGAKTSAQLIKPDIAFALDVGIAGDTPGVTEKEALGKMGDGPQIILYDASMVSHKGLRELVTDTADECGIPYQYDSLAGGGTDSGAIHVTANGVPALSITIATRYIHSHAAMLHRDDYENTVKLLVEVIKRLDRSTVDSITFD, encoded by the coding sequence ATGGCGCAATTGGATGAAGCTTTGCAAATGCTGAAAGACTTAACGGACGCAAGAGGTATTCCCGGAAATGAACGCGAACCGCGGGAAGTCATGAAGAAATACATAGCTCCATATGCTGATGAAGTGGTAACAGACGGTCTCGGAAGTTTAATCGCAAAGAAGACCGGAGATGAAAATGGTCCGAAAATTATGCTTGCCGGACATTTGGATGAAGTTGGATTTATGGTAACGAGCATTGATGATAAAGGATTTCTGCGCTTTCAGCCGGTAGGCGGATGGTGGGGACAGGTTATGCTTGCACAGCGTGTTACCATCATAACGCGAAAAGGAGATGTGACGGGAATTATCGGTTCAAAACCGCCTCATATTCTGCCTCCAGAAGTACGCAAGAAACCGGTTGATATTAAAGATATGTTTGTGGATATCGGTGCTTCAAGCAAAGAAGAAGCAGTGGAATTTGGAATCCGTCCAGGAGACCAGATTGTTCCTTATTTTGAATTTACGGTAATGAAAAATGAAAAGATGCTTCTTGCAAAGGCTTGGGACAACCGCATTGGATGCGCAATCGCCATTGATGTCCTGAAGCAGCTGAAAGAAGTGCAGCATCCGAATATCGTATACGGTGTAGGAACTGTGCAGGAAGAAGTAGGACTTCGCGGCGCCAAAACATCGGCTCAGCTTATTAAACCGGATATCGCATTTGCGCTTGATGTCGGAATTGCGGGTGATACTCCCGGTGTTACAGAGAAAGAAGCGCTAGGCAAAATGGGAGATGGGCCTCAAATCATTCTTTATGATGCATCCATGGTTTCCCACAAAGGCCTTCGTGAATTGGTAACAGACACTGCTGATGAATGCGGAATCCCTTATCAATATGATTCTCTTGCAGGCGGCGGAACGGACTCAGGAGCAATCCACGTGACAGCGAATGGTGTACCTGCTTTATCCATTACCATTGCAACCCGCTACATTCACTCCCATGCTGCCATGCTTCACCGTGACGATTACGAAAACACGGTGAAATTGCTTGTGGAAGTTATTAAGCGTCTTGACCGAAGCACGGTTGATTCCATTACGTTTGATTAA
- a CDS encoding RNA methyltransferase gives MKRIESAQNPKVKQWRKLHTRKEREKSGTFLVEGYHLVEEALKNKQQISEIILGENTNIPKNWNLNGVDLYLVTEAILKALAETETSQGVFAVYRHHEYKDEQQWKRVLLLDAVQDPGNLGTIIRTADAAGMDGIILGEGTVDAYNAKTLRSSQGSIFHIPVVRGNIRDWIETLKSQSIPVYGTALENALPFKEVESQPAFALMLGNEGKGVSAEHLAGTDQNLYIPIHGHAESLNVAIAAGILLYHLRG, from the coding sequence TTGAAAAGAATTGAATCCGCCCAAAACCCTAAAGTGAAACAATGGCGTAAATTACATACAAGAAAAGAACGCGAGAAGAGCGGGACCTTTCTCGTGGAAGGCTATCATCTTGTGGAAGAGGCTTTAAAGAATAAGCAGCAGATATCTGAAATCATTTTAGGTGAAAACACGAATATTCCAAAAAACTGGAATTTAAATGGAGTGGACCTGTATTTAGTAACGGAGGCTATCCTAAAAGCGCTGGCTGAAACCGAGACGTCTCAAGGAGTATTTGCCGTGTACCGACATCATGAATATAAGGATGAACAGCAGTGGAAAAGAGTACTGCTTCTTGATGCCGTACAAGACCCCGGAAATCTTGGGACGATTATCCGTACAGCAGATGCGGCAGGAATGGACGGGATAATCCTCGGAGAAGGCACGGTTGATGCCTACAATGCAAAAACCCTTCGCTCAAGTCAGGGATCTATTTTTCACATCCCTGTTGTAAGAGGCAATATTCGTGACTGGATAGAAACCCTTAAAAGCCAATCCATTCCTGTTTACGGTACAGCATTAGAGAATGCATTGCCTTTTAAAGAAGTGGAATCTCAGCCCGCTTTTGCGTTAATGCTCGGAAATGAAGGGAAAGGGGTATCCGCTGAACATCTTGCCGGGACCGATCAAAATCTGTACATTCCGATTCATGGCCATGCAGAATCTTTAAATGTCGCCATTGCAGCCGGTATTCTTCTGTACCATTTACGCGGATAA
- the thrS gene encoding threonine--tRNA ligase: MSEAIHITFPDGAVKEFVKGTTTEDIAASISPGLKKKSLAGKLDGALIDLRTPIQENGTIEIVTQDSPDALEILRHSSAHLLAQAIKRLYGEVKLGVGPVIENGFYYDIDMEESISSEDLPKIEKEMQKIINENIEIVRKEVSRNEAQKRFEEIGDELKLELLEAIPADETVTIYEQGEFFDLCRGVHVPSTGKLKEFKLLSVAGAYWRGDSNNKMLQRIYGTAFFKKADLEEHMRILEEAKERDHRKLGKELSLFTNSQKVGQGLPMWLPKGATIRRIIERYIVDKEVRLGYDHVYTPVMGSVDLYKTSGHWDHYQDDMFPVMSMDNEDLVLRPMNCPHHMMIYKHDIHSYRELPIRIAELGTMHRYEMSGALSGLQRVRGMTLNDAHIFVRPDQIKEEFIRVVRLVEEVYKDFGLENYSFRLSYRDPEDKEKYFDDDAMWEKAQSMLKEAMDDLGHDYFEAEGEAAFYGPKLDVQVRTALGKDETLSTVQLDFLLPERFDLNYVGEDGKQHRPVVIHRGVVSTMERFVAFLIEEYKGAFPTWLAPVQVQILPVSPTVHLDYAKKVQEQLQALGLRTELDTRDEKMGYKIREAQIQKIPYMLVLGDNEAAEDAVNVRKYGEQKSETIPYAQFAEMISKEVNR; this comes from the coding sequence ATGTCTGAAGCAATACACATTACATTTCCAGACGGAGCAGTGAAGGAGTTTGTGAAAGGTACGACAACCGAAGACATAGCGGCATCCATCAGCCCGGGTCTTAAAAAGAAGTCTTTAGCAGGAAAGCTTGACGGTGCTCTTATTGATCTGCGTACACCTATTCAGGAGAACGGGACGATTGAAATCGTCACTCAGGACTCTCCTGATGCACTTGAAATTCTGCGCCACAGCTCGGCCCACTTGCTTGCTCAAGCAATCAAGAGACTATATGGAGAAGTGAAGCTTGGCGTAGGTCCGGTTATTGAAAACGGATTTTACTATGATATCGACATGGAAGAGTCCATTTCTTCAGAAGATCTTCCTAAAATTGAAAAAGAAATGCAAAAAATCATTAATGAAAATATTGAGATTGTCCGTAAAGAGGTTTCAAGAAACGAAGCGCAAAAACGTTTTGAAGAAATCGGCGATGAACTGAAGCTTGAGCTGCTTGAAGCGATTCCGGCGGATGAAACAGTGACCATTTATGAGCAGGGTGAATTTTTTGACCTATGCCGCGGTGTCCATGTGCCTTCCACTGGAAAACTTAAGGAATTTAAGCTTTTGAGCGTAGCGGGAGCTTACTGGAGAGGCGACAGCAACAATAAAATGCTGCAGCGCATCTATGGAACAGCCTTCTTCAAGAAAGCAGATCTGGAAGAACACATGCGAATTCTTGAGGAAGCGAAAGAGCGCGATCACCGTAAACTTGGCAAGGAATTGAGCTTGTTTACAAATTCTCAAAAAGTCGGCCAGGGTCTGCCGATGTGGCTTCCAAAAGGAGCAACAATCCGCCGGATTATTGAACGCTATATTGTCGATAAAGAAGTCCGCTTAGGCTACGATCACGTTTACACACCAGTAATGGGAAGCGTAGATTTATATAAAACTTCCGGTCACTGGGATCACTATCAGGACGATATGTTCCCTGTGATGAGCATGGATAATGAGGATCTGGTTCTTCGTCCGATGAACTGCCCGCATCACATGATGATTTATAAGCATGATATTCACAGCTACCGTGAACTTCCGATCCGGATTGCAGAGCTTGGAACGATGCACCGCTATGAAATGTCTGGAGCTCTGTCAGGCCTTCAGCGTGTTAGAGGAATGACATTGAACGATGCTCATATCTTCGTTCGTCCTGACCAGATCAAGGAAGAGTTCATCCGTGTTGTCCGTCTTGTGGAAGAAGTCTATAAAGATTTCGGTCTTGAAAATTATTCTTTCCGTCTTTCTTACAGAGATCCGGAGGATAAAGAGAAGTACTTTGATGACGATGCGATGTGGGAAAAAGCGCAAAGCATGCTTAAAGAAGCGATGGATGATCTTGGACATGATTACTTTGAAGCAGAAGGAGAAGCGGCCTTCTACGGTCCGAAGCTCGATGTGCAGGTAAGAACGGCTCTTGGCAAGGATGAGACTCTCTCAACTGTCCAGCTTGACTTCCTCCTGCCTGAACGGTTTGACCTGAACTATGTAGGGGAAGACGGCAAGCAGCACCGCCCGGTTGTGATCCACCGCGGAGTCGTATCCACAATGGAACGTTTTGTTGCCTTCCTAATTGAAGAATACAAAGGTGCCTTCCCGACTTGGCTTGCACCTGTTCAAGTGCAAATTCTCCCTGTATCACCGACTGTGCATTTAGATTATGCGAAAAAGGTACAGGAGCAGCTGCAGGCACTGGGTCTTCGCACAGAACTTGATACACGCGATGAAAAAATGGGCTATAAAATCCGTGAAGCACAAATTCAAAAGATTCCTTACATGCTTGTCCTTGGAGACAATGAAGCAGCAGAAGACGCAGTGAATGTCCGTAAATACGGAGAGCAGAAATCAGAAACGATCCCTTATGCACAGTTTGCTGAAATGATTTCTAAAGAAGTCAACAGGTAA
- the rpmI gene encoding 50S ribosomal protein L35 yields the protein MPKMKTHRGSAKRFKKTGSGKLKRSHAYTSHLFANKSTKAKRKLRKGSLVSKGDFKRIRHMLDNIK from the coding sequence ATGCCTAAAATGAAAACTCATCGCGGCTCTGCTAAACGTTTCAAAAAGACTGGATCTGGTAAACTTAAACGTTCACACGCTTACACAAGTCACTTGTTCGCTAACAAATCCACTAAAGCGAAACGTAAGCTTCGCAAAGGTTCATTGGTTAGCAAAGGCGATTTCAAACGTATTCGCCACATGCTTGATAACATTAAATAA
- the sspI gene encoding small acid-soluble spore protein SspI, with translation MNLNLRNAVLHNVTGNSQDELEHTIVDAIQSGEEKMLPGLGVLFEVIWQHADNTEKQEMLETLENGLKK, from the coding sequence ATGAACTTAAATTTGCGCAATGCCGTACTGCATAATGTAACAGGCAATTCCCAGGATGAACTTGAGCATACAATTGTCGATGCCATCCAAAGCGGAGAAGAAAAAATGCTACCGGGACTGGGCGTTTTGTTCGAAGTGATCTGGCAGCATGCCGATAACACGGAAAAACAGGAAATGCTTGAAACACTTGAAAATGGCTTAAAGAAGTAA
- a CDS encoding DUF1294 domain-containing protein — MIGALVIFYAGLTAAGYMIMAADKRKAERGQWRISERTLWLVSFAGGAWGSLLGMYKVRHKTKHPGFKYGMPLLAAGHAVLAIYLAGVLY, encoded by the coding sequence ATGATAGGAGCATTGGTGATATTTTACGCAGGGCTAACGGCTGCCGGTTATATGATTATGGCTGCTGATAAACGGAAAGCTGAAAGAGGGCAGTGGAGAATCAGCGAACGGACTCTTTGGCTTGTGTCTTTCGCAGGAGGAGCCTGGGGTTCCTTATTGGGTATGTATAAGGTAAGACATAAAACAAAGCATCCCGGATTTAAGTACGGGATGCCATTGCTCGCGGCAGGTCATGCAGTTCTCGCTATTTATTTAGCTGGGGTGCTGTATTAA